TCGTGCAGCGCTGCCCGGCAGTGCCTGCAGCGGAGAACACGATGCCGCGCATGGTCAGGTCGAGGTCGGCCGACGGCGTCACGATGGCAGCGTTGTTGCCACCGAGCTCGAGCAGCGAACGTCCGAACCTCTCGGCGACCCTCGGGCCGACGATGTTGCCCATGCGGGTCGAGCCGGTCGCGCTCACCAGCGCGACGCCCGGATCGTCGACCAGCGTCTGGCCGACCTCCTGCGCACCGATCACGAGCTGGCTCACGTACTGAGGAGCGCCGACCTCGCGCACGGCGCGGTCCAACAGGGCCGCGCAAGCGGCCGACGTCATCGGCGTGAGCTCCGACGGCTTCCAGATCACCGGGTCACCGCAGACGAGGGCAACGGCGGTGTTCCACGACCAGACGGCCGCCGGGAAGTTGAACGCGCTGATGACGCCGACGACGCCGAGCGGGTGCCAGGTCTCCATCAGGCGGTGACCCGGGCGCTCAGACGGCATCGTGCTGCCGCCGATCTGACGCGAGAGACCGACCGCGAAGTCGCAGATGTCGATCATCTCTTGGACCTCGCCACGAGCCTCCGAGGTGATCTTGCCGACCTCGAGACTGATGAACGTGGCGATGTCGTCCTTGTGCTCGACGAGCAGCTCACCGAAACGCTTGACGAGCGCACCGCGTACCGGTGCCGGTACGACGCGCCACTGCTTGAAGGCGTCTTGCGCACGCTCAACGGCCTGCTTGACGGCGGTCTCGTCCTCGTAAGCGACGGAGAACACCGGCTCACCGTTGATCGGCGAACGGTTCGTGACGTCGCTTCCCAGCGCGTCGGCGTCGACACCGCAGCGGTCGAGCGTCGTACGGGCGATCTCCGTAAGCCGCTCCGAAGTCGGAAGGGTGGTTGGCGGTGTCACAGGCTCCTCCTCGAGCTGGTATAGCAAATAGTGGATTCGTTCATACGATGTTGGTCTCCGGACGTAGGCCTGCGCGCGCAAATCTGCTCGCGTCGAGGCCGCCGACGTCGACGAAGGGTTCGTTTCCAAGATAGATGTCGCGCATGACCTCGCCAACCGCCGGTCCCATCAGGAACCCGTGACCGGAGAAGCCGGTTGCGTACAGGAACCGACTCACTTCGGCCGCCTCACCGATGAGTGCATTGTGGTCGGGCGTCTCCTCGTAGAGTCCGGCCCATCCGCTGGCCAGTCCGACGTCGCTCAGGCCGGGCGCTCGGCGCTCGATCGCCTCACCGAGCCGCGGCAGCCAGTCCTGGCTCTGCGAGAGCTTGAAGCCGGGCGTCTCGTCCGGATCGGACATACCCATCAACAGGCCGTCACCCTCGCCGTGGAAGTAGAAGCTGGTCGCGAAGTCGATCGTGAACGGCAGGTCAGGCGGCAGATCGGCGATCGCCTCCGAAATCAGGATCTGCCGGCGTAACGGCGTCACCGGCAGATCGACACCGGCCCAGGCACCGATCTGCTGCGCCCACGCGCCGGCCGCGCAGACAACGGTCGCGCATTCGATCCGCCCGGCTTCGGTACGCACGGCGCGGATGTGTCCGCCGTCGACGTCGATGCCCGTCGCGGCGCACGAGGTGGCAATGCGTACGCCGAGCCGTCGCGCCGCCGAGGCGTACCCGAGCACGACCGACTCGGGTGTGCAGTGCCCGTCGTTGGGACCGTACGCAGCGGCGAGCAAACCTTCGGTGGAGATCAGCGGCGAGAGCTTCTTCGCCTCGTCGACGTCGATCATCCGAGTCTGTACGCCGAGCTCGTTCTGCAGTGCGACGTTGCGCTCGAACGTCGCCACGGCATCGGGCGAGTCGAGCAGGAACAGATACCCCACCTGATGCAGGTCGATCTGCTGGCCGAAGATCGCCTCGAAGTTCTCGAAGGTCTCCAGGCTGCGTGCGCCGAGAACGATGTTGACCTCGTCGGAGAACTGCGCCCGCACACCACCGGCCGCCTTGCACGTCGAGCCCGAACCCAGCGCGTCCTTTTCGACCAGCACCACATCGCGTACGCCCGCCTTCGCGAGGTGGTACGCCGTGCTGAGGCCCATGACGCCGCCGCCGATGACGACGACATCGGCGTGTGAAGGCAGATCCTGGCGAGTCATCCCACCATGATCCCCTCGCGGATGCCCAGAAGCGAAGCCACCTCGTCGAGCGACACTTGCCGCTCGGCGGCGTACAGATCGTACGGGTCGTTGACCGTACGACCGATCGCCTCAGACATCCACTCGATGTCTCGCGGAGCGCCGCCCTGCAAGGCGTCCATGTTGCCGGTCGAGGTGAGGTTGGAGGCGAAGATGCCCGCCGCGGAACGCGGTAGGAAGTCTTCGTACACGATCGGTTCGGGTGTCACCCAGCCCTGGCCGATGAGCTCGGCGAGCTCCCGCGGCGGTGTGCCCGTCGGCCGGTCGGCGTTCACCGAGAACGTGAAGTACGCGAGGTCGCGACGGGCGAGCTCGGACTCCGAACCCGGTAGCTCTTCGCGCCAGACCTGGGATGCGATCGCCTGACGACCTGCCTCGGGCCGCGCCCGGTGCCTGTTGTCGACGACAGCGACCATCCGGTCGTACACGTCGCGACCCGCGGGTGTCAGCGCGACTCCGCGCGCCTCGACCTCGCCGAACCGTACGCGCAACTCACCCGTCGTGAGAGAGCCGTCGGGTTCGCGCATCTTGCGCGGCTCGGCGAGTGCGCGAAATGACGTCTGGCGCAGCAGGACATCCGGTCCGTCCCAACGCGGTGGACCCTGAATGGCATCGATCATCGCGATGCCACGATCGGTCATGCTGTCGTACAGGTCGTCGATGTCGAGTACGCGCGGCGTCAGGTGGTTGATGTGCGTGCTTGCCACCCCGCCGATGTCGGCCGCGACGCCGGAGATGCCTTCGAGCTCTTCGTACCAGGCGCG
The sequence above is drawn from the Nocardioidaceae bacterium SCSIO 66511 genome and encodes:
- a CDS encoding aldehyde dehydrogenase family protein, whose translation is MTPPTTLPTSERLTEIARTTLDRCGVDADALGSDVTNRSPINGEPVFSVAYEDETAVKQAVERAQDAFKQWRVVPAPVRGALVKRFGELLVEHKDDIATFISLEVGKITSEARGEVQEMIDICDFAVGLSRQIGGSTMPSERPGHRLMETWHPLGVVGVISAFNFPAAVWSWNTAVALVCGDPVIWKPSELTPMTSAACAALLDRAVREVGAPQYVSQLVIGAQEVGQTLVDDPGVALVSATGSTRMGNIVGPRVAERFGRSLLELGGNNAAIVTPSADLDLTMRGIVFSAAGTAGQRCTTMRRVIAHRSVVDDLSERLAGAYSRLPIGDPMADGTLVGPMIHQQAYEKMTRAIDSAKDAGGSLIVGGGRRLEDAAPNAYYAEPAIVRIDQQAPIVRDETFAPLLYVLPYDDLDEAIALQNDVPQGLSASIFTQDQAEAEKFVSAEGADCGIVNVNIGTSGAEIGGAFGGEKHTGGGRESGSDAWRAYMRRATNTVNYSGELPLAQGVDFTV
- a CDS encoding FAD-binding oxidoreductase, translating into MTRQDLPSHADVVVIGGGVMGLSTAYHLAKAGVRDVVLVEKDALGSGSTCKAAGGVRAQFSDEVNIVLGARSLETFENFEAIFGQQIDLHQVGYLFLLDSPDAVATFERNVALQNELGVQTRMIDVDEAKKLSPLISTEGLLAAAYGPNDGHCTPESVVLGYASAARRLGVRIATSCAATGIDVDGGHIRAVRTEAGRIECATVVCAAGAWAQQIGAWAGVDLPVTPLRRQILISEAIADLPPDLPFTIDFATSFYFHGEGDGLLMGMSDPDETPGFKLSQSQDWLPRLGEAIERRAPGLSDVGLASGWAGLYEETPDHNALIGEAAEVSRFLYATGFSGHGFLMGPAVGEVMRDIYLGNEPFVDVGGLDASRFARAGLRPETNIV
- a CDS encoding VOC family protein, with translation MTVETSELRARFALRLSELYGSEVPAYNTLVEVSHEVNARVMQRDGADAERLGSIDRVTAERHGAIRVGTPTELAQVARIFGALGMSPTGFYDLRDAKPQPIPVVSTAFRPTDRAELAKNPFRVFTSMLVPEDRRFFDADLESRLKRFLDARELFPQRLLELADRAEADGGLDEERAAEFLDLAAASFALSAEPVDRAWYEELEGISGVAADIGGVASTHINHLTPRVLDIDDLYDSMTDRGIAMIDAIQGPPRWDGPDVLLRQTSFRALAEPRKMREPDGSLTTGELRVRFGEVEARGVALTPAGRDVYDRMVAVVDNRHRARPEAGRQAIASQVWREELPGSESELARRDLAYFTFSVNADRPTGTPPRELAELIGQGWVTPEPIVYEDFLPRSAAGIFASNLTSTGNMDALQGGAPRDIEWMSEAIGRTVNDPYDLYAAERQVSLDEVASLLGIREGIMVG